Proteins from a single region of Argopecten irradians isolate NY chromosome 7, Ai_NY, whole genome shotgun sequence:
- the LOC138328225 gene encoding uncharacterized protein isoform X2: protein MYFTFVLAIFISLFRSIDSTCTLPTELTGDWISAHKGELNFSNDSTLVYNYPMYMSATVNALNFSCDQQSGRRYLLKSTGPVSAFNSYIDAYICIELYRVSAYKYYYYLGTAESNTNNDHVYGRAAGLAVNITDACNRVEPYEDSTFIALVKSGAVESGLADATCPSDLLATYTDITLTSGVSACSGNSEDACANKVLMQYTYESCASGMVFSANGSFHCIFSVESGSTTYLALWNDDVTVDDSSTFRFTCLAFRKTGNIVYATEYPGYCKNASQDSLTVTSPGINVIYSSQSATCATSVTAISSGWWIALIVLLVLVVAGGVVVGVILIKKHKNKINMLELVRIS from the exons atgtattttacttttGTCTTAGCCATATTTATATCCCTATTTAGATCCATTG ATTCGACTTGCACATTACCGACTGAACTTACAGGGGACTGGATCAGTGCTCATAAGGGTGAACTCAATTTCTCGAATGATAGTACACTCGTATACAACTATCCTATGTATATGTCCGCCACAGTGAATGCACTGAATTTCAGCTGTGACCAACAATCTGGACGGAGGTATTTACTCAA GTCGACTGGTCCCGTCTCAGCGTTCAACTCGTACATAGATGCATACATCTGTATAGAGCTGTACAGAGTATCAGCCTACAAATATTATTACTACCTAGGAACAG CGGAGAGTAACACCAACAATGACCATGTGTACGGGAGAGCTGCCGGGCTAGCAGTCAATATCACAGATGCCTGTAACAGAGTGGAACCATACGAGGACAGTACATTTATCGCCCTAGTCAAATCAG GTGCTGTTGAAAGCGGATTGGCTGATGCTACATGCCCATCGGACCTTTTGGCTACATACACAGACATTACGCTTACAAGCGGCGTTTCAGCTTGTTCCGGAAACTCGGAGGACGCATGCGCAAACAAAGTTCTTATGCAATATACTTATGAAAGTTGTGCATCTGGAATGGTATTTTCAG cGAACGGATCATTTCATTGTATCTTCTCGGTCGAAAGTGGATCAACCACCTATCTAGCCCTTTggaatgatgacgtcacagtgGATGATTCATCTACGTTTAGATTCACGTGCCTG GCATTTCGGAAGACAGGAAATATTGTGTATGCTACTGAATATCCCGGGTATTGTAAGAACGCATCACAAGACAGTTTAACCGTGACATCTCCTGGGATCAACGTTATCTATTCGTCGCAGTCTGCTACCTGTG CCACGTCAGTGACCGCCATATCCAGCGGCTGGTGGATCGCGCTGATTGTATTACTGGTACTGGTGGTTGCGGGCGGTGTGGTTGTAGGTGTCATCCTAATAAAAAAGCACAAGAACAAAATCAACATGCT AGAGCTCGTCCGGATCAGTTAG
- the LOC138328225 gene encoding uncharacterized protein isoform X1 gives MYFTFVLAIFISLFRSIDSTCTLPTELTGDWISAHKGELNFSNDSTLVYNYPMYMSATVNALNFSCDQQSGRRYLLKSTGPVSAFNSYIDAYICIELYRVSAYKYYYYLGTAESNTNNDHVYGRAAGLAVNITDACNRVEPYEDSTFIALVKSGAVESGLADATCPSDLLATYTDITLTSGVSACSGNSEDACANKVLMQYTYESCASGMVFSANGSFHCIFSVESGSTTYLALWNDDVTVDDSSTFRFTCLAFRKTGNIVYATEYPGYCKNASQDSLTVTSPGINVIYSSQSATCATSVTAISSGWWIALIVLLVLVVAGGVVVGVILIKKHKNKINMLASYQFTSNMEIKRQEQETPDPK, from the exons atgtattttacttttGTCTTAGCCATATTTATATCCCTATTTAGATCCATTG ATTCGACTTGCACATTACCGACTGAACTTACAGGGGACTGGATCAGTGCTCATAAGGGTGAACTCAATTTCTCGAATGATAGTACACTCGTATACAACTATCCTATGTATATGTCCGCCACAGTGAATGCACTGAATTTCAGCTGTGACCAACAATCTGGACGGAGGTATTTACTCAA GTCGACTGGTCCCGTCTCAGCGTTCAACTCGTACATAGATGCATACATCTGTATAGAGCTGTACAGAGTATCAGCCTACAAATATTATTACTACCTAGGAACAG CGGAGAGTAACACCAACAATGACCATGTGTACGGGAGAGCTGCCGGGCTAGCAGTCAATATCACAGATGCCTGTAACAGAGTGGAACCATACGAGGACAGTACATTTATCGCCCTAGTCAAATCAG GTGCTGTTGAAAGCGGATTGGCTGATGCTACATGCCCATCGGACCTTTTGGCTACATACACAGACATTACGCTTACAAGCGGCGTTTCAGCTTGTTCCGGAAACTCGGAGGACGCATGCGCAAACAAAGTTCTTATGCAATATACTTATGAAAGTTGTGCATCTGGAATGGTATTTTCAG cGAACGGATCATTTCATTGTATCTTCTCGGTCGAAAGTGGATCAACCACCTATCTAGCCCTTTggaatgatgacgtcacagtgGATGATTCATCTACGTTTAGATTCACGTGCCTG GCATTTCGGAAGACAGGAAATATTGTGTATGCTACTGAATATCCCGGGTATTGTAAGAACGCATCACAAGACAGTTTAACCGTGACATCTCCTGGGATCAACGTTATCTATTCGTCGCAGTCTGCTACCTGTG CCACGTCAGTGACCGCCATATCCAGCGGCTGGTGGATCGCGCTGATTGTATTACTGGTACTGGTGGTTGCGGGCGGTGTGGTTGTAGGTGTCATCCTAATAAAAAAGCACAAGAACAAAATCAACATGCT TGCTAGTTATCAATTTACATCCAACATGGAGATCAAACGCCAAGAACAGGAAACTCCCGACCCAAAATG A